TTTTTCCTGAACCATACGGGCCAACTAAATAAATAAATTGAATTTTTTTACTAATAATTAAATTAAAAATAATCTCCAAATCAGAGCAAGTTTTGGAGATTATTTGCTGGCAAAAACGGTAATTTTTAGCTATATCTTCAAAGTTCATAAACTTTTAGCGTGAAGTTTTCATGAAAAAACTGAACGGATCACGGATGTCAAATTTGGACTTAGGTTCATAATTTGAATTTGTACCAGCAGGAATTTTGTGACCTACAATTATGTTTTCTTTAAGTCCTTCTAATTTGTCAGCTTGTGATGAGATAACTGAATGAACAAGAATTTTGGATGTTTCTTGATAACTTGCAGCGGCCAAAAATGAGTTTGAAAGTAGCGGAATTTGTTTAGCTCCTTTGACAATTATGTTTCCAAAAGCAGGATTTTTTCCTTCAGAAATCAGCTGACCATTGACTTCTTGATAGTCGCTAATGTCAACAATTGATCCAATGAAGAAATTAGAGTCTCCGCTTTCAGTAATTTGAATTTTTGACAACATTTGGCGAATAATAATTTCAATATATTTATCAGAAATTGTTATTCCTTGCATACGGTAAATTCTTTGAATTTCTTTTAGTAGGTAGTTTTGCAGTGTTCTAGCATCAGAAATTGCCAATAATTCTTTTAGAATGATTGGTCCTTCAACTAGTTTTTGACCTGGAATAACTTTGTCGCCAACTTGAACTCGAAGTTTCTGATTTTGCTCAACACGGACCATATGTTCAGCTTTTTCACCTTGAGCATTTTTATAGTCAATTGTAATTAAAAGTCCTTTGCTTGTCGCATTTTTTTCGGACAGATCAGAAATTTTGGTGATTGTTCCATAATAAGGTGAAATTTTTGCTGGCCGTCCTCAAGGGTGTTCGTGAGAGTCAATTAGTTCAATTAGGCGGGTAAATCCACCTGTAATATCTTCAACGTTGGCAACCCCTCCGGTGTGGAAAGTTCTCATGGTTAGCTGAGTTCCTGGTTCACCGATTGACTGGGCGGCAATAATTCCGACAGCCTCACCAATTGAAACTAAACGGTTTGTTGCCAAATCTTTTCCGTAGCATTTTTTGCAGACACTATTTTTGATATGACAGGACAAAATTGAACGAATTTCCACTTTTTTAACACCAGCATTTGCGATTTGTTTTGCAATTTGGAGATTAACAAGTTGTCCGCCGCTAGCAATTTTATTTCCTTTTGAATCATAGACATCTTTATTTAAAAAGCGACCTTCGATTCTTTCAATTAAAGGAACTATTATTGTATTAGTTTTAGTGTCAATTATATCTTTAACAACAAAGCCAAAATCTGAAAAACAGTCATCCGCTGCAACAACAATGTTTTGGGCAACATCAACTAGTCTTCGAGTTAGATATCCTGATTTTGCAGTGTTAAGCGCTGTATCGGTTAGACCTTTTCTAGCTCCGTGAGTTGAAGAGTAAAATTCAAATGAAGTTAGACCTTCAACAAACGATGACTTAACTGGAACTTCAACAATTGAACGAACAACACGTTCGTTTTCGGCATCGACCTTCAAGGCCTTAACGTTGTTGGCCATCAAACCACGCATTCCGGCAAGTTGGACGAAGTTAGAAATATTACCTCTAGCTCCAGATTTCATCATCATTACCAGCGAGTTGTGGGCTTCATTTACGATTGACTCATTAAGGTCGTCTTGAATTTCGTTCTTAATTTGAGTTCATTTTGCAATCGCCAGAACATATCTTTCATCATCAGTGATTAGACCTTGGTTGAAAAAGTTATTAAGTTGGCTAATATATTTTTCACCTTCGGCGATAAATTCGTGTTTTTTAGGTGCAACTTTAATGTCACTAATTGCAATTGAGGTTCCTGAAATTGTTGAGTAGTGAAATCCAAGATCTTTAATTTTGTCAAGAATTGAAGAAACCATGTTGTTGTATTTGAACCAAATTTTTTCTAAAAGGTCAACTTTTTCGTGATCTTCAAAAACACGGTAAATTTCGGCTCTTCCGGCTTGTTGTTGGCGTTTAAATAACTGGTCAAACTCAAAAATTGTAAATTCAGAGAGTTTTGCAAGGTGAGAAATTGGTAATTTTTCACCTTTGTAATCACGAAGTTTTTCGTAAATTAAAATACAGTCTTGATAATTTTCAAAGTCCAACTGGTCAATAACATTGGCAATATCTTCTTTTGCAAGAACTCCGTCATAGGTGTCAAAAATTTGTCTTACAATTTTTGCAATTGCTTTTTTGTTTAAAGGTTCATTAATTTGTAGATTTTGAATGTACTGGCGGAAATTTGTACCGTACGGTAAGACATATTTTTTGATTTGACGGGAATAATTTAGTTCTAATTCATCAACATTGTGGTCAAAAATAAATGGGAAATTCTCAGGGAAAATGTTATTTAAAATAAATTTACCAACTGTTGAAATTATGTGTCCACGTGAATTTTTTCCAACCAAAGGTTTGACTGACTCAAAAGGTAAAACGACTCTTGCATGAAGTTCTACAGATCGAAATTCATAGGCTTTTAGCATTTCATCATAAGATGAAAAGAATGATCCTTCACCTTTTGCACCAGCTTTTTCTTGGGATAAATAATAAAGTCCAAGCACCATGTCCTGCGAAGGATTAACGATTGGCTCACCATCTTTTGGACCTAAAATGTTTTTATCAGCAAACATTAATTCTCTAGTTTCACGAACAGCTTCAGGTGAAATTGGAATGTGTACGGCCATTTGGTCACCGTCAAAGTCAGCGTTAAACCCGGCAGTAACAAGTGGATGAAGTTGGATTGCCTTTGCTCGAACTAAAACTGGTTCAAAAGCTTGAATTGAAAGTCGGTGCAAGGTTGGGGCACGGTTAAGAATTATCGGTCTAGTTTTAATAACTTTTGCAACATGAGGTCAAATAATTGGATTTTCTTCTTCAATCATTTTACGGGCTGACTTAATTGAGCCAACTTTTTTTTCTTGAATTAAATTACGGATAATTCAAGGTTCAAAAAGAACAGCGGCCATTTTACGAGGTAGCCCAGCTTGGTGCATTTTTAGTTTTGGACCAACAACAATAACAGAACGACCTGAATAGTCAACACGTTTTCCAAGTAAGTTTTGACGAAATCTTCCTTTTTTTCCGGTAAGTGAGTCAGAAATTGACTTCAAAGGACGGTTTTCTTTTGTTGTTACTTGGTTGGTTGTTTTTTTCTGATTGTCAATCAGAGCATCAATTGCTTCTTGAAGCATTCTCATCTCATTTTGGATGATAATTACAGGTGCTTCGGATTCTTTTCATCTTTTTAGACGGTTATTTCGAATTATAATTCGACGATAAAGTTCATTACAATCACTTGTTGAATGACGAGAACCATCAAGTTGAACCAGTGGTCTTAAATCGGCCGGAATTACCGGAAGATTTTTAATAATCATTGATTTAGGGTCTTGGCCTGAATTAATAAAAGCGTTAATTACCTGCAATCTTTTATAGAGTTTGTCGCGTTTTTGGTTTTTTATGACAACTTTTTTGTTTTGGTGAGATTGTTTTTGTAAAACTGCAAGTTCAGCTTCTACTTGTTTTTTTTCAGCATGTAAGTCTAATTTATCAAGCAAATACTCAATTGCTTCAGTTCCAGTTGCAATTCGGGCATCGGAAAATTCTTGAATTACTTCATTAAGCTCGTAATAATCTATCCCGTATTCACGGCCTATTTTACTTGAGGCAAGATCGGTTAATTCTGAAAGAGCCTCAGCAACTGCTTCATATTCATCAGTTTCGGGCTCGTAAGTTTCAAGAATTTCGACAAGTGCATTTTTGTAAATTAGTCCCGCTTCAGAAATGTCGATTATTTTATTTTTTTGCAGTGATTTTAGACCACCAGTTTCAAGAACGATGTGAGATTTATAATAAATAAGCTGTTCTAGGGCTGTTTTTGAAATATTGGAAGTTAATTTATCACCTTCATAAACTTTTAGACCTAAAAGTTTTGCAACAATCGAGTGATCGATTTTGAAAAATCAAAAGTGCAAAATCGGTGTATTAAGCGCAATATGACCCATCGCATAACGACGGGACAATTTTGACATTATTTGTGATTTTGAAATTTGACACTCTTTTGTGGCAATACAGAGTTGATTTTCGTTTGCTTTACGGTATTTTCGTCCACAAATTGAACATTTAAAATCAACAAGTGGACCAAAAATTAACTCATCAAAAAGTCCGCCTCTTTCTGGTTTGAAGGTTTTATAATTAATTGTCTCAGGACGGGTTACTTCACCACGAGATCAGTCAAGGACATCTTGAGGGGTTGCAAGTGCAAGGGAAATTTTTTCGATTGAATTTTCGTAAATTTTTGCATACTGGCGAGAAACCTTTGTGTTCATTTTTTAAATTCTCCTTTAAAAATAGGCATAATTTGCTTTTAGTTAAAAAAGTGAATTATTCCCTCAATTAGTCAAAATCGATGTTTTCTTCATCAAAGTCATACTGATCGTCATTATAGTCAATTTGACGACGTCCTTCACCGGGAAATTCATCGTTATATTCGTCAATAATTTCAGATGGAATTTCGGCAAATTCAAGATTATTTGTTGTCTCAACTTCTGGTTCATCAAATAGATGTTTTTTGTGAACTTCTAATTTAATTAAAAGTCCACGAAGTTCGTAGGCCAAAACATTGAATGACTCAGGTGTTCCTGGCCGCGGAATTTGTCCACCGGAAATTATATTATTATAAAGTAAATTTCGACCTTGAATATTATCAGATTTATAGGTTAAGAGTTCTGATAAAACAGAGGCAGCCCCAAAAGACTCGAGCGCTCAAGTTTCCATTTCCCCGAATCTTTGTCCACCGTTTTGTGATTTTCCACCTAAGGGCTGTTGGGTTGTTAAAGAATAAGGACCAATTGATCTTGCATGCATTTTATCGTCGACCATGTGTTGCAATTTAAGCATGTACATGTAGCCAACTGAAACTGGATTTTCAAAAGGTTGACCTGTAATTCCGTCAATTAATTTAAATTTTCCTGACTGCGGAATATTAGCTTCTTTGAATAAATCTTGAATGGTGTCAATTTTGATACCATCAAAAACAGGGGTAACAAATTTTGTATCAAGTTTTTTTGCTGCCATACCAAGATGAAGTTCTAAAACTTGACCGATATTCATACGTGATGGCACACCTTGGGGATTTAAAACAATGTCAATAGGTGTTCCGTCTTCTAAAAATGGCATGTCTTCAACTGGAAGAACAACAGAAACAACACCTTTATTTCCGTGGCGTCCAGCCATTTTGTCGCCCACTTTGATTTTTCTTTTTTGGGCGATCAAAATTTTGACCAGCATTCCAACACCTTCTTCGAGATTATCACCTTGATCTCGAGAGAGAATTTGGACATCAATTACAGTTCCACCTTCACCATTTTTTACCCGGAGTGAGGTATCTTTTTGTGCCAAGGCTTTTTTACCTCAAATTGCGGCCATTAATTTTTCTTCGGCTGTTGGGTTGTCTTCCCCTTTTGGCGAAGTTCTTCCGACTAAAATGTCACCAGTATCAACCTCTGAACCAACAATTACAATCCCATTTGCATCAAGATGAGCACGTGATCTGGCTGAAGCATTTGGCACTTCAGCGGTTAGAATGTCATTTCCTGCCTTAGATGAACGGAATTTTATTGTCTGTTCTTGAATGTGAATTGAGGTAAAAACGTCGTCTTTTACGAGCTTTTCACTAATAATGATGGCATCTTCGTAGTTGTAGCCATATCAAGTACTAAAAGCGACAAGGACATTTTT
The sequence above is a segment of the Mesomycoplasma ovipneumoniae genome. Coding sequences within it:
- a CDS encoding DNA-directed RNA polymerase subunit beta' encodes the protein MNTKVSRQYAKIYENSIEKISLALATPQDVLDWSRGEVTRPETINYKTFKPERGGLFDELIFGPLVDFKCSICGRKYRKANENQLCIATKECQISKSQIMSKLSRRYAMGHIALNTPILHFWFFKIDHSIVAKLLGLKVYEGDKLTSNISKTALEQLIYYKSHIVLETGGLKSLQKNKIIDISEAGLIYKNALVEILETYEPETDEYEAVAEALSELTDLASSKIGREYGIDYYELNEVIQEFSDARIATGTEAIEYLLDKLDLHAEKKQVEAELAVLQKQSHQNKKVVIKNQKRDKLYKRLQVINAFINSGQDPKSMIIKNLPVIPADLRPLVQLDGSRHSTSDCNELYRRIIIRNNRLKRWKESEAPVIIIQNEMRMLQEAIDALIDNQKKTTNQVTTKENRPLKSISDSLTGKKGRFRQNLLGKRVDYSGRSVIVVGPKLKMHQAGLPRKMAAVLFEPWIIRNLIQEKKVGSIKSARKMIEEENPIIWPHVAKVIKTRPIILNRAPTLHRLSIQAFEPVLVRAKAIQLHPLVTAGFNADFDGDQMAVHIPISPEAVRETRELMFADKNILGPKDGEPIVNPSQDMVLGLYYLSQEKAGAKGEGSFFSSYDEMLKAYEFRSVELHARVVLPFESVKPLVGKNSRGHIISTVGKFILNNIFPENFPFIFDHNVDELELNYSRQIKKYVLPYGTNFRQYIQNLQINEPLNKKAIAKIVRQIFDTYDGVLAKEDIANVIDQLDFENYQDCILIYEKLRDYKGEKLPISHLAKLSEFTIFEFDQLFKRQQQAGRAEIYRVFEDHEKVDLLEKIWFKYNNMVSSILDKIKDLGFHYSTISGTSIAISDIKVAPKKHEFIAEGEKYISQLNNFFNQGLITDDERYVLAIAKWTQIKNEIQDDLNESIVNEAHNSLVMMMKSGARGNISNFVQLAGMRGLMANNVKALKVDAENERVVRSIVEVPVKSSFVEGLTSFEFYSSTHGARKGLTDTALNTAKSGYLTRRLVDVAQNIVVAADDCFSDFGFVVKDIIDTKTNTIIVPLIERIEGRFLNKDVYDSKGNKIASGGQLVNLQIAKQIANAGVKKVEIRSILSCHIKNSVCKKCYGKDLATNRLVSIGEAVGIIAAQSIGEPGTQLTMRTFHTGGVANVEDITGGFTRLIELIDSHEHPWGRPAKISPYYGTITKISDLSEKNATSKGLLITIDYKNAQGEKAEHMVRVEQNQKLRVQVGDKVIPGQKLVEGPIILKELLAISDARTLQNYLLKEIQRIYRMQGITISDKYIEIIIRQMLSKIQITESGDSNFFIGSIVDISDYQEVNGQLISEGKNPAFGNIIVKGAKQIPLLSNSFLAAASYQETSKILVHSVISSQADKLEGLKENIIVGHKIPAGTNSNYEPKSKFDIRDPFSFFMKTSR